One Bombus pyrosoma isolate SC7728 linkage group LG11, ASM1482585v1, whole genome shotgun sequence DNA segment encodes these proteins:
- the LOC122572633 gene encoding serine protease inhibitor 3/4-like isoform X8 — MSEAEKNVEALRSVVEGADQFSSSFFKTVLQHNPGNLIMSPLSASVVLAMAAFGARGNTEAQFRNVLHLPTSQSLATSGYQSLIDNLNSIKDNKLVIANKIFVAASLNLKPSYKNLTEVYFRSASQLVNFAQNKEAANIINSWVEQSTNNLIKELITAEMLDGMTRLVLVNAIYFKGQWKDKFDPELTSDMPFHTSKVEVKNVPTMYRHGKYTLGRISDLDARFIVIPYKGDELSMIIILPNEIDGLSDVEEKLQSTSLANILSQAHEIEAALWLPKFKVESMLELNDVLKEMGLTDAFTTADFSEIADGESLYISDVIQKAYIEVNEEGSEAAAVYDPWMDFRCLPYKTRMKINKPFFYYIIKTINDEKGNDMILSLFCGSVKEPKL, encoded by the exons ATGTCAGAGGCagagaaaaatgttgaagcACTGCGCTCCGTTGTGGAAGGTGCAGATCAATTTagttcttcatttttcaag ACTGTTTTACAACACAATCCTGGCAATCTTATAATGTCCCCTTTAAGTGCAAGTGTTGTTCTTGCTATGGCTGCTTTTGGAGCTCGTGGAAACACAGAAGCTCAGTTTAGAAATGTACTTCATCTACCAACATCACAGAGTCTTGCCACATCTGGTTATCAGTCACTCATTGATAATCTCAAT AGTATTAAAGACAATAAACTGgttattgcaaataaaatctTCGTAGCAGCAAgtttaaatttgaaaccaagttacaaaaatttaacagAAGTTTACTTCCGTTCTGCTTCCCAATTGGTAAACTTTGCTCAAAATAAGGAAGctgcaaatattattaatagttgGGTCGAACAAAGTACAAATAATCTCATTAAAGAGCTTATAACTGCTG AAATGCTAGATGGCATGACAAGGTTAGTACTTGTcaatgcaatatattttaaaggtCAATGGAAAGATAAGTTCGACCCTGAGTTGACGAGCGATATGCCATTTCATACTAGTAAAGttgaagtaaaaaatgttCCTACAATGTATAGACATGGTAAATACACACTTGGGAGAATTTCAGATTTAGATGCTAGATTcattgtaataccatacaag GGTGACGAATTGAGTATGATCATAATTCTTCCAAATGAAATTGATGGTTTGTCTGATGTTGaggaaaaattacaaagtacAAGTTTAGCGAACATTCTAAGTCAAGCACATGAGATAGAAGCGGCATTATGGTTACCAAAGTTCAAGGTGGAAAGTATGCTCGAACTCAATGATGTCTTAAAagag ATGGGTTTGACTGATGCGTTTACTACTGCTGATTTTTCTGAGATTGCTGATGGTGAAAGTTTGTATATCAGTGATGTTATACAAAAGGCATACATTGAAGTGAATGAAGAAGGAAGTGAAGCTGCCGCTGTTTATG ATCCCTGGATGGACTTCAGGTGTCTTCCTTACAAAACGaggatgaaaattaataagccattcttttattatatcatcAAAACTATAAATGACGAAAAGGGAAATGATATGATACTCTCACTTTTCTGCGGTTCTGTTAAGGAACCCAAACTTTAA
- the LOC122572634 gene encoding serine protease inhibitor 3/4-like isoform X1, with the protein MRILIRSFWLVAVALITMSEAEKNVEALRSVLEGANQFNFPFFQTVAKHNPGNLITSPLSVGVVLAMAACGARVNTEAQFRNVLHLPTSDSLATSGYQSLIDNLNNVKDNKLAVANKAFIASDLNLKPSYKNLTEVYFRSASQLVNFAQNKEAANIINSWVEQSTNNLIKELITAETLDGMTRLVLVNAIYFKGQWKDKFDPELTSNMPFHTSKVEVKNVPTMYRQDNYKYGDLLDLNATFVVIPYKGDELSMIIILPNEIDGLSDVEKKLQNTSLTNILSHGNEEKMELWLPKFKVESMLELNDVLKEMGLTDAFTARANFSGIADGENLYISDVIQKAYIEVNEEGSEAAAATDHVVAMINQNHHLARQIAAHNDHGNQSMGVNFVRKILIMSKTRKILFGIISNQTLSNYSTTVY; encoded by the exons ATGCGTATAT TAATAAGAAGTTTCTGGTTGGTGGCTGTTGCCCTAATAACAATGTCAGAAGCagagaaaaatgttgaagcGCTGCGCTCCGTCTTGGAGGGTGcaaatcaatttaattttccatttttccag ACTGTTGCAAAACACAATCCTGGCAACCTTATAACGTCCCCCCTAAGCGTAGGTGTTGTTCTTGCTATGGCTGCTTGTGGAGCTCGTGTAAACACAGAAGCCCAGTTTAGAAATGTACTTCATCTACCAACATCAGATAGTCTTGCCACATCTGGTTATCAGTCACTTATTGATAATCTCAAT AATGTGAAAGACAACAAATTGGCTGTTGCAAATAAAGCTTTCATAGCATcagatttaaatttgaaaccaagttacaaaaatttaacagAAGTTTACTTCCGTTCTGCTTCTCAATTGGTAAACTTTGCTCAAAATAAGGAAGctgcaaatattattaatagttgGGTCGAACAAAGTACAAATAATCTCATTAAAGAGCTTATAACTGCTG AAACGCTAGATGGCATGACAAGGTTAGTACTTGTcaatgcaatatattttaaaggcCAATGGAAAGATAAGTTCGACCCTGAGTTGACGAGCAATATGCCATTTCATACTAGTAAAGttgaagtaaaaaatgttCCTACAATGTATAGACaagataattacaaatatggAGACCTTCTAGATTTAAATGCTACATTCgttgtaataccatacaag GGTGACGAATTGAGTATGATCATAATTCTTCCAAATGAAATTGATGGTTTGTCTGATGTTGagaaaaagttacaaaatacaaGTTTAACGAACATTCTAAGTCACGGAAATgaggaaaaaatggaattatggTTACCAAAGTTCAAGGTGGAAAGTATGCTTGAACTTAACGATGTCTTAAAagag ATGGGTTTGACTGATGCATTTACTGCTCGCGCTAATTTTTCTGGGATTGCTGATggtgaaaatttgtatatcagTGATGTTATACAAAAGGCATACATTGAAGTAAATGAAGAAGGAAGCGAAGCTGCTGCTGCAACTG ACCATGTTGTTGCGATGATAAATCAAAACCACCACCTTGCCCGTCAAATCGCAGCTCACAATGATCACGGTAACCAATCTATGGGTGTGAACTTTGTCAGGAAAATCCTAATCATGAG CAAGACCCGGAAGATACTATTTGGGATCATTTCCAACCAGACACTCAGCAACTACAGTACTACAGTTTATTAG
- the LOC122572634 gene encoding antichymotrypsin-2-like isoform X3, whose amino-acid sequence MRILIRSFWLVAVALITMSEAEKNVEALRSVLEGANQFNFPFFQTVAKHNPGNLITSPLSVGVVLAMAACGARVNTEAQFRNVLHLPTSDSLATSGYQSLIDNLNNVKDNKLAVANKAFIASDLNLKPSYKNLTEVYFRSASQLVNFAQNKEAANIINSWVEQSTNNLIKELITAETLDGMTRLVLVNAIYFKGQWKDKFDPELTSNMPFHTSKVEVKNVPTMYRQDNYKYGDLLDLNATFVVIPYKGDELSMIIILPNEIDGLSDVEKKLQNTSLTNILSHGNEEKMELWLPKFKVESMLELNDVLKEMGLTDAFTARANFSGIADGENLYISDVIQKAYIEVNEEGSEAAAATGVVLTYYSYPSLISMRIDRPFYYAIYKSQTENRDIVMLFSGHVKDP is encoded by the exons ATGCGTATAT TAATAAGAAGTTTCTGGTTGGTGGCTGTTGCCCTAATAACAATGTCAGAAGCagagaaaaatgttgaagcGCTGCGCTCCGTCTTGGAGGGTGcaaatcaatttaattttccatttttccag ACTGTTGCAAAACACAATCCTGGCAACCTTATAACGTCCCCCCTAAGCGTAGGTGTTGTTCTTGCTATGGCTGCTTGTGGAGCTCGTGTAAACACAGAAGCCCAGTTTAGAAATGTACTTCATCTACCAACATCAGATAGTCTTGCCACATCTGGTTATCAGTCACTTATTGATAATCTCAAT AATGTGAAAGACAACAAATTGGCTGTTGCAAATAAAGCTTTCATAGCATcagatttaaatttgaaaccaagttacaaaaatttaacagAAGTTTACTTCCGTTCTGCTTCTCAATTGGTAAACTTTGCTCAAAATAAGGAAGctgcaaatattattaatagttgGGTCGAACAAAGTACAAATAATCTCATTAAAGAGCTTATAACTGCTG AAACGCTAGATGGCATGACAAGGTTAGTACTTGTcaatgcaatatattttaaaggcCAATGGAAAGATAAGTTCGACCCTGAGTTGACGAGCAATATGCCATTTCATACTAGTAAAGttgaagtaaaaaatgttCCTACAATGTATAGACaagataattacaaatatggAGACCTTCTAGATTTAAATGCTACATTCgttgtaataccatacaag GGTGACGAATTGAGTATGATCATAATTCTTCCAAATGAAATTGATGGTTTGTCTGATGTTGagaaaaagttacaaaatacaaGTTTAACGAACATTCTAAGTCACGGAAATgaggaaaaaatggaattatggTTACCAAAGTTCAAGGTGGAAAGTATGCTTGAACTTAACGATGTCTTAAAagag ATGGGTTTGACTGATGCATTTACTGCTCGCGCTAATTTTTCTGGGATTGCTGATggtgaaaatttgtatatcagTGATGTTATACAAAAGGCATACATTGAAGTAAATGAAGAAGGAAGCGAAGCTGCTGCTGCAACTG GAGTGGTGCTTACATATTACTCGTATCCCAGTTTGATTTCAATGCGAATTGATCGGCCGTTCTATTATGCTATTTATAAAAGCCAAACAGAAAATCGagacatcgtaatgctattcAGTGGACACGTTAAGGATCCTTAA
- the LOC122572634 gene encoding antichymotrypsin-2-like isoform X2, translating to MLIQIFWLVGLALITMSEAEKNVDALRSVVEGANQFSSSFFQTMVQRKLGNLITSPLSASIVLAMTAFGTRGNTEAQFRNVLHLPTSESLATSGYQLLIDNLNNVRDNKLVVANKIFVAADLNLKPSYKNLTEVYFRSSPQLVNFAQSQEAANIINSWVEQNTNNLIKELITAEMLDGMTRLVLVNAIYFKGQWKDKFDPELTSDMPFHTSKLEVKSVPTLYRRGKYTLGRLSDLNARFIVIPYKGDELSMIIILPNEIDDLSDVEKKLQNISLTNIQSQGYEVEAALWLPKFKMESMLELNDVLKEMGLTDAFTTADFSEIADGENLYISDVIQKAYIEVNEEGSEAVAVTRRVVTKRKGITVENFRINQPFFYYIIKTMNDDKENDINLPIFCGFVREPKI from the exons ATGC taatacaaattttctggTTGGTTGGTCTTGCCCTAATAACAATGTCAGAGGCAGAGAAAAATGTTGATGCACTGCGCTCCGTTGTGGAAGGTGCAAATCAATTTAGTTCTTCATTTTTCCAG ACTATGGTACAACGCAAGCTTGGCAACCTTATAACGTCCCCTTTAAGTGCAAGTATTGTTCTTGCTATGACAGCTTTTGGAACTCGTGGAAACACAGAAGCTCAGTTTAGAAATGTACTTCATCTGCCAACTTCAGAGAGTCTCGCCACATCTGGTTATCAGTTACTTATCGATAATCTCAAC AACGTGAGAGACAATAAATTGGTTGTCGCAAATAAAATCTTCGTAGCGGcagatttaaatttgaaaccaagttacaaaaatttaactGAAGTTTATTTCCGCTCTTCTCCTCAATTAGTAAACTTTGCTCAAAGTCAGGAAGctgcaaatattattaatagttgggtcgaacaaaatacaaataatctCATTAAAGAGCTTATAACCGCTG AAATGCTAGATGGCATGACAAGGTTAGTACTTGTcaatgcaatatattttaaaggcCAATGGAAAGATAAGTTCGACCCTGAGTTGACGAGCGATATGCCATTTCATACTAGCAAACTTGAAGTAAAAAGTGTTCCTACATTGTATAGGCGAGGTAAATACACACTTGGAAGACTTTCAGATTTAAATGCTAGATTcattgtaataccatacaag GGTGACGAATTGAGTATGATCATAATTCTTCCAAATGAAATTGATGATTTGTCTGATGTtgagaaaaaattacaaaatataagtTTAACGAATATTCAAAGTCAAGGATATGAGGTAGAAGCGGCATTATGGTTACCAAAGTTCAAGATGGAAAGTATGCTCGAACTCAATGATGTCTTAAAAGag ATGGGTTTGACTGATGCGTTTACTACTGCTGATTTTTCTGAGATTGCTGATggtgaaaatttgtatatcagTGATGTTATACAAAAGGCATACATTGAAGTGAATGAAGAAGGAAGTGAAGCTGTTGCTGTTACTC GTCGCGTTGTAACGAAGAGGAAGGGTATAACGGTAGAGAATTTCAGGATCAACCAAccattcttttattatatcataaaaactATGAATGATGATaaggaaaatgatattaacCTACCAATATTCTGTGGTTTTGTTAGAGAACCAAAAATCTAA
- the LOC122572634 gene encoding antichymotrypsin-2-like isoform X4 → MSEAEKNVDALRSVVEGANQFSSSFFQTMVQRKLGNLITSPLSASIVLAMTAFGTRGNTEAQFRNVLHLPTSESLATSGYQLLIDNLNNVRDNKLVVANKIFVAADLNLKPSYKNLTEVYFRSSPQLVNFAQSQEAANIINSWVEQNTNNLIKELITAEMLDGMTRLVLVNAIYFKGQWKDKFDPELTSDMPFHTSKLEVKSVPTLYRRGKYTLGRLSDLNARFIVIPYKGDELSMIIILPNEIDDLSDVEKKLQNISLTNIQSQGYEVEAALWLPKFKMESMLELNDVLKEMGLTDAFTTADFSEIADGENLYISDVIQKAYIEVNEEGSEAVAVTRRVVTKRKGITVENFRINQPFFYYIIKTMNDDKENDINLPIFCGFVREPKI, encoded by the exons ATGTCAGAGGCAGAGAAAAATGTTGATGCACTGCGCTCCGTTGTGGAAGGTGCAAATCAATTTAGTTCTTCATTTTTCCAG ACTATGGTACAACGCAAGCTTGGCAACCTTATAACGTCCCCTTTAAGTGCAAGTATTGTTCTTGCTATGACAGCTTTTGGAACTCGTGGAAACACAGAAGCTCAGTTTAGAAATGTACTTCATCTGCCAACTTCAGAGAGTCTCGCCACATCTGGTTATCAGTTACTTATCGATAATCTCAAC AACGTGAGAGACAATAAATTGGTTGTCGCAAATAAAATCTTCGTAGCGGcagatttaaatttgaaaccaagttacaaaaatttaactGAAGTTTATTTCCGCTCTTCTCCTCAATTAGTAAACTTTGCTCAAAGTCAGGAAGctgcaaatattattaatagttgggtcgaacaaaatacaaataatctCATTAAAGAGCTTATAACCGCTG AAATGCTAGATGGCATGACAAGGTTAGTACTTGTcaatgcaatatattttaaaggcCAATGGAAAGATAAGTTCGACCCTGAGTTGACGAGCGATATGCCATTTCATACTAGCAAACTTGAAGTAAAAAGTGTTCCTACATTGTATAGGCGAGGTAAATACACACTTGGAAGACTTTCAGATTTAAATGCTAGATTcattgtaataccatacaag GGTGACGAATTGAGTATGATCATAATTCTTCCAAATGAAATTGATGATTTGTCTGATGTtgagaaaaaattacaaaatataagtTTAACGAATATTCAAAGTCAAGGATATGAGGTAGAAGCGGCATTATGGTTACCAAAGTTCAAGATGGAAAGTATGCTCGAACTCAATGATGTCTTAAAAGag ATGGGTTTGACTGATGCGTTTACTACTGCTGATTTTTCTGAGATTGCTGATggtgaaaatttgtatatcagTGATGTTATACAAAAGGCATACATTGAAGTGAATGAAGAAGGAAGTGAAGCTGTTGCTGTTACTC GTCGCGTTGTAACGAAGAGGAAGGGTATAACGGTAGAGAATTTCAGGATCAACCAAccattcttttattatatcataaaaactATGAATGATGATaaggaaaatgatattaacCTACCAATATTCTGTGGTTTTGTTAGAGAACCAAAAATCTAA